In Streptococcus oralis, a single window of DNA contains:
- a CDS encoding ABC transporter permease, whose product MFRLTNKLAVSNLIKNRKLYYPFALAVLLAVTITYLFYSLTLNPNIGKIRGGETISVTLGLGMVIVTIASAIIVFYANSFVMKNRSKELGIYGMLGLEKRHLISMVFKELLIFGSLTLTAGLGLGALFDKLIFALLLKLMNMKVELVSTFQPIVFILVLIVFGAIFLGLVFINAFRIARMNALQLSREKASGEKKGRFLGLQTILGLISMGAGYYLAVTVENPLNAVLIFFVAVLLVIFGTYLLFNAGITVFLQILKKNKRYYYQPNNMISVSNLIFRMKKNAVGLATIAILSTMVLVTMSAATSIFSASETFKKFMNPHDFGITGRNVEKEDLDKLLSQYASDKGLTVTKKEVFRHSSFGIESQDGTKLRIFTKGNNFVQPKTIFMVFDQKDYENMTGQKLSLSGNEVGLFTKNKVLEGQKEITLNDQTYIVKEEIKNDFILEHVPNQYNILTSDYNYLVVPNLQAFIDQYPDSSLFDQLYGGMNVTASEEEQLKLADDFSKFLNNFNRELNKEGSYVFGSNLADSSAQISALYGGVFFIGIFLSIIFMVGTVLVIYYKQISEGYEDRERFIILQKVGLDQKQIKQTINKQVLTVFFLPLIFAFLHLAFAYHMLSLILKVIGVLDATMMLTVTLSICAIFLVVYVLIFMITSRSYRKIVQM is encoded by the coding sequence ATGTTCCGATTAACCAATAAGTTAGCGGTATCTAACTTGATTAAAAACCGCAAACTCTACTACCCCTTTGCCCTTGCTGTTCTCTTAGCAGTGACCATCACCTATCTTTTTTACTCATTGACACTGAATCCTAACATTGGCAAGATCCGAGGGGGAGAAACAATCTCCGTGACGCTTGGTCTCGGTATGGTGATTGTCACTATAGCCTCTGCCATCATCGTCTTCTATGCCAATAGTTTCGTCATGAAAAACCGTTCCAAAGAACTAGGGATTTATGGCATGCTAGGATTAGAAAAACGCCATTTGATCAGCATGGTCTTTAAGGAGCTTCTTATTTTTGGCTCCCTAACCTTGACAGCTGGACTTGGCCTAGGAGCTCTCTTTGATAAACTCATCTTTGCTCTGCTACTGAAGCTAATGAATATGAAGGTGGAGCTCGTTTCTACTTTCCAACCAATTGTTTTTATCCTGGTTCTCATCGTCTTTGGAGCTATCTTCCTAGGTTTGGTTTTTATCAATGCCTTTCGTATTGCACGCATGAATGCCCTTCAGCTCTCTCGTGAGAAGGCAAGTGGTGAGAAAAAAGGACGTTTCTTAGGCCTTCAAACCATTCTAGGTTTGATTAGTATGGGAGCTGGCTACTACCTAGCAGTTACCGTTGAAAATCCACTTAATGCTGTTCTAATTTTCTTTGTAGCAGTCTTACTGGTAATCTTTGGTACTTACCTCTTGTTTAATGCAGGGATTACAGTATTTCTACAAATCTTGAAGAAAAACAAGCGTTACTATTACCAACCCAACAACATGATTTCCGTATCCAATCTTATCTTTCGAATGAAGAAAAATGCAGTTGGTTTGGCAACGATTGCCATCCTTTCAACAATGGTCTTGGTAACTATGTCAGCAGCTACCAGTATCTTCTCTGCTTCTGAAACGTTCAAGAAATTCATGAATCCACATGATTTTGGAATTACAGGACGAAATGTTGAAAAAGAAGATTTAGATAAACTTTTGAGTCAATATGCTAGCGATAAGGGATTAACTGTCACTAAAAAAGAAGTCTTTCGTCATAGCAGTTTTGGCATCGAGAGCCAAGATGGAACCAAGCTCCGTATCTTTACAAAGGGGAATAACTTCGTCCAACCGAAAACCATTTTTATGGTCTTTGACCAAAAAGACTATGAAAACATGACTGGTCAAAAACTCTCCCTTTCAGGCAATGAAGTCGGCTTGTTTACCAAGAATAAGGTACTTGAAGGACAGAAAGAAATCACTCTAAATGATCAAACCTACATAGTTAAAGAAGAAATTAAAAATGATTTTATTCTGGAACATGTGCCAAATCAGTATAACATTCTGACATCTGACTACAATTATCTTGTTGTCCCTAATCTGCAAGCCTTTATTGACCAATATCCGGATTCCTCTCTCTTTGATCAACTTTATGGTGGTATGAATGTAACAGCAAGTGAGGAAGAACAGCTCAAACTCGCTGACGATTTTTCAAAATTCCTTAATAACTTTAATAGAGAATTAAACAAAGAAGGAAGTTATGTATTTGGAAGCAATTTGGCTGATAGCAGTGCGCAAATAAGTGCCCTCTATGGAGGGGTATTCTTCATTGGTATCTTCCTCTCTATCATCTTTATGGTGGGAACAGTCCTGGTTATTTATTACAAACAAATTTCTGAAGGCTATGAAGACCGTGAACGTTTCATCATTTTGCAAAAGGTCGGACTTGATCAAAAGCAAATCAAGCAAACCATTAATAAACAGGTTCTAACTGTTTTCTTCCTCCCATTGATTTTTGCCTTCCTACACCTTGCTTTTGCCTATCATATGCTTAGCCTCATCCTAAAAGTCATTGGTGTGCTAGATGCGACCATGATGTTGACTGTCACTTTATCCATCTGTGCGATCTTCCTCGTTGTCTATGTCTTAATCTTTATGATTACCTCAAGAAGCTATCGCAAGATTGTGCAAATGTAA
- a CDS encoding ABC transporter ATP-binding protein, translating into MTLLDVKHVQKIYKTRFQGNQVEALKDIHFTVEKGDYVAIMGESGSGKSTLLNILAMLDKPTRGQVYLNGTDTATIKNSQASSFRREKLGFVFQDFNLLDTLSVKDNILLPLVLSRKPITEMMKKLVVTAENLGINQLQEKYPYEISGGQKQRVAVARAIITEPEILLADEPTGALDSKSSAALLDVFDEINERGQTILMVTHSTAAASRAKRVLFIKDGILYNQIYRGDKTERQMFQEISDTLTVMASEVN; encoded by the coding sequence ATGACACTTTTAGATGTAAAACACGTTCAAAAAATCTATAAAACACGTTTCCAAGGCAACCAAGTAGAAGCACTCAAAGATATTCACTTTACTGTAGAGAAGGGTGACTACGTTGCCATCATGGGTGAGTCTGGTTCAGGAAAGTCAACCCTGCTCAACATTCTAGCTATGCTGGATAAGCCAACTCGCGGGCAGGTTTACCTGAATGGAACCGACACAGCCACTATTAAAAATTCACAGGCTTCGAGTTTTCGTCGTGAGAAGTTGGGATTTGTCTTCCAAGACTTTAATCTGCTAGATACCTTGTCTGTTAAGGACAATATCTTGCTTCCGTTAGTGTTGTCACGAAAACCTATCACAGAGATGATGAAGAAATTGGTAGTAACCGCTGAAAATTTGGGCATCAACCAACTGCAAGAGAAGTACCCTTACGAGATCTCTGGAGGTCAAAAACAGCGGGTAGCAGTAGCACGCGCCATCATCACTGAACCTGAAATTCTCCTTGCAGATGAGCCAACTGGGGCACTTGACTCCAAGTCATCTGCAGCCTTACTCGACGTTTTTGATGAAATCAATGAACGCGGTCAAACCATTCTCATGGTAACCCACTCAACAGCTGCAGCTAGCAGGGCCAAGCGCGTTCTCTTTATCAAGGACGGCATTCTTTACAACCAAATCTACCGCGGAGACAAGACAGAACGTCAGATGTTCCAGGAAATCTCTGATACTTTGACTGTTATGGCAAGTGAGGTGAATTAG
- a CDS encoding PspC domain-containing protein, whose product MNNKFYKMKRNSMVSGVLAGLSDKWNFDVTLVRFLFAIFTISNFGIGMIIYIILASILPTKEEIEAEMYGTGPRKRKEAQAIDDNDGRFW is encoded by the coding sequence ATGAATAACAAATTTTATAAAATGAAACGAAATAGTATGGTATCGGGAGTTTTAGCTGGTCTATCAGACAAGTGGAATTTTGATGTAACCTTAGTCCGCTTTCTCTTTGCCATTTTTACCATATCAAATTTTGGGATTGGCATGATTATTTACATCATCCTAGCCTCTATCCTGCCAACTAAGGAAGAGATTGAAGCAGAAATGTATGGAACAGGACCACGCAAACGTAAGGAAGCCCAAGCCATTGATGACAATGATGGACGGTTTTGGTGA
- a CDS encoding SprT family protein: MKLTDYVQSVSLEDFGRPFIHEAQWNSRLRTTGGRFFPKDGHLDFNPKVYNELGLEIFRKIVRHELCHYHLYFQQKGYRHRDRDFKKLLKEVDGLRFVPPLKNQSNFLVYQCQSCQQTYQRKRKIDTKRYRCGVCHGNLVILNRPKD, encoded by the coding sequence ATGAAACTGACTGACTACGTTCAGTCTGTTTCCCTCGAAGACTTTGGTAGACCTTTTATACACGAAGCCCAGTGGAATTCTCGTCTGCGAACGACAGGTGGGCGATTTTTCCCTAAAGATGGGCATTTGGATTTTAATCCCAAGGTTTATAATGAACTAGGTTTGGAGATCTTTCGGAAGATCGTGCGCCATGAACTCTGTCACTATCACCTTTATTTTCAGCAAAAGGGGTATCGCCATAGGGACCGAGATTTTAAGAAACTTTTGAAAGAAGTGGATGGACTTCGCTTTGTTCCCCCGTTGAAGAACCAAAGTAATTTTCTAGTTTATCAGTGTCAATCTTGCCAGCAAACTTATCAGCGCAAGAGGAAAATTGATACCAAACGCTACCGCTGTGGCGTCTGCCATGGCAATCTTGTCATTTTAAATCGGCCTAAGGACTGA
- a CDS encoding Tex family protein, with the protein MDKKYEKISQDLGVTLKQIDTVLSLTAEGATIPFIARYRKDMTGSLDEVAIKAIIDLDKSLTNLNDRKEAVLAKIQEQGKLTKELEEAILAAEKLADVEELYLPYKEKRRTKATIAREAGLFPLARLILQNVDGLEKEAEKFVCEGFATGQEALAGAVDILVEALSEDVTLRSLTYQEVLRHSKITSQVKDESLDEKQVFQIYYDFSETVGNMQGYRTLALNRGEKLGVLKVGFEHATDRILAFFAARFKVKNAYIDEVVQQSVKKKVLPAIERRIRTELTEKAEEGAIQLFSDNLRNLLLVAPLKGRVVLGFDPAFRTGAKLAVVDATGKMLTTQVIYPVKPASARQIEEAKKDLADLIGQYGVEIIAIGNGTASRESEAFVAEVLKDFPEVSYVIVNESGASVYSASELARQEFPELTVEKRSAISIARRLQDPLAELVKIDPKSIGVGQYQHDVSQKKLSESLDFVVDTVVNQVGVNVNTASPAILSHVAGLNKTISENIVKYREEEGKITSRAQIKKVPRLGAKAFEQAAGFLRIPESSNILDNTGVHPENYAAVKELFKRLDIKDLNEEAQNKLKSLSVKEMAQELDIGPETLKDIIADLLKPGRDFRDSFDAPVLRQDVLDIKDLKVGQKLEGVVRNVVDFGAFVDIGIHEDGLIHISHMSRKFIKHPSQVVSVGDLVTVWVKKIDTEREKVNLSLLAPDETD; encoded by the coding sequence ATGGATAAAAAATATGAAAAAATTTCCCAAGATTTGGGTGTAACCTTAAAGCAAATCGATACCGTTCTAAGTTTGACGGCTGAGGGGGCGACGATTCCCTTTATCGCGCGTTATCGAAAGGACATGACTGGTAGTTTGGATGAGGTGGCGATTAAGGCCATTATCGACTTGGATAAAAGTCTGACAAATCTCAACGACCGTAAGGAAGCTGTCTTGGCTAAGATTCAAGAACAAGGCAAGCTGACCAAGGAATTGGAAGAAGCTATTTTGGCAGCTGAAAAATTAGCAGACGTAGAAGAACTCTATCTTCCTTACAAGGAGAAACGTCGGACCAAGGCAACCATTGCTCGTGAAGCTGGACTCTTTCCTCTTGCACGCTTGATTTTGCAAAACGTAGATGGATTAGAGAAAGAAGCTGAGAAGTTTGTCTGTGAAGGATTTGCGACGGGCCAAGAAGCCTTGGCAGGTGCGGTTGATATCTTGGTAGAAGCCCTATCCGAAGATGTGACCTTGCGTTCACTGACCTATCAGGAAGTGTTGAGACACTCTAAAATCACTTCGCAAGTCAAGGATGAAAGTCTTGATGAAAAACAAGTTTTCCAGATTTACTATGATTTTTCAGAGACAGTTGGCAACATGCAGGGCTATCGTACCTTGGCCCTCAATCGTGGGGAAAAACTAGGCGTCTTAAAAGTCGGTTTTGAGCACGCGACGGATCGTATTCTAGCTTTCTTTGCTGCCCGTTTCAAGGTGAAAAATGCCTATATAGATGAAGTTGTTCAACAGTCAGTTAAGAAAAAGGTCTTGCCTGCTATCGAACGACGCATTCGGACAGAACTGACTGAGAAAGCAGAAGAAGGAGCTATCCAACTCTTTTCTGACAACCTGCGTAATCTCCTATTGGTTGCTCCACTGAAAGGGCGCGTGGTTTTAGGATTTGATCCTGCCTTTCGTACAGGTGCCAAGCTTGCTGTCGTGGATGCAACAGGAAAAATGCTGACGACCCAAGTCATCTATCCTGTTAAACCAGCTTCAGCTCGTCAAATCGAAGAAGCCAAGAAAGATTTGGCAGATTTGATTGGTCAGTATGGCGTGGAAATCATTGCCATCGGAAATGGAACGGCTAGTCGTGAAAGTGAAGCCTTTGTGGCGGAAGTTCTGAAAGATTTTCCTGAAGTCAGCTATGTTATCGTCAATGAAAGTGGCGCTTCTGTCTACTCTGCCAGCGAACTTGCTCGTCAGGAGTTTCCAGAATTAACTGTTGAAAAACGCTCTGCTATCTCTATCGCTCGACGTTTGCAAGATCCCCTCGCTGAATTGGTCAAAATTGATCCCAAGTCAATCGGTGTTGGTCAATACCAGCACGATGTCAGTCAGAAGAAACTGTCTGAAAGTCTGGACTTTGTCGTGGATACCGTGGTTAACCAAGTCGGTGTCAATGTCAATACAGCCAGCCCAGCTATTCTCTCCCATGTGGCTGGACTAAACAAAACTATCTCTGAAAATATTGTCAAATACCGTGAGGAAGAAGGAAAAATCACTTCACGCGCACAAATCAAAAAGGTTCCTCGTCTCGGTGCCAAAGCCTTTGAACAGGCTGCAGGTTTCCTCCGTATCCCAGAAAGTAGCAATATCCTTGATAATACAGGAGTTCACCCAGAAAACTATGCTGCGGTTAAGGAACTCTTCAAACGCTTGGATATCAAGGACTTGAATGAAGAAGCCCAAAATAAGCTTAAGTCCCTTTCAGTTAAGGAGATGGCGCAAGAACTGGATATTGGCCCAGAAACCCTTAAAGATATCATTGCCGATCTTCTCAAACCAGGTCGAGATTTCCGTGATTCTTTTGATGCACCTGTTCTCCGTCAAGATGTACTGGATATCAAGGACTTAAAAGTCGGCCAGAAGCTAGAAGGTGTGGTGCGTAATGTTGTTGATTTCGGTGCCTTCGTTGATATTGGGATTCACGAGGATGGCTTGATCCATATTTCCCACATGAGTCGCAAATTTATCAAACATCCTAGTCAAGTGGTGTCTGTTGGAGATTTGGTAACGGTTTGGGTCAAGAAAATCGATACTGAACGTGAAAAAGTTAATCTGTCGCTCTTAGCTCCAGATGAAACTGACTGA
- a CDS encoding SPJ_0845 family protein has translation MAVKFTKTDDLDKMFEEFAKLPDLTQVSFPDDKDKKEKVEKKK, from the coding sequence ATGGCTGTTAAATTTACAAAAACCGACGACTTGGATAAGATGTTTGAAGAATTCGCCAAACTTCCTGACTTAACACAAGTCAGTTTCCCAGATGACAAAGACAAAAAAGAAAAAGTTGAGAAGAAAAAATAG
- a CDS encoding permease, which yields MTIFQSLPPSVLQAGAIFLSIMIEALPFVLIGSLISGLIEVYITPDKVYEFLPRNRWGRIFFGTFIGFLFPSCECGIVPIINRFLEKKVPSYTAVPFLVTAPIINPIVLFATYSAFGNSLKFAFLRALGAIVIALVLGIFLGFFWKESIQKENPIACHEHDFSHLSPSRKVFQVFIQAIDEFFDMGRYLVFGCLFAAIVQVYVPTRILTSISASPVLAILLLMFLAFLLSLCSEADAFIGASLLSSFGLAPVLAFLVIGPMLDIKNLLMMKHYLKARFIWQFMGIVTVLVLLYSYMLGVML from the coding sequence ATGACGATTTTCCAATCTCTTCCTCCTAGTGTATTACAAGCGGGAGCTATTTTTCTCTCCATCATGATTGAAGCCCTTCCTTTTGTCTTGATTGGGAGTCTCATTTCGGGATTGATTGAGGTCTATATCACACCTGATAAAGTTTATGAGTTTCTCCCTCGCAATCGTTGGGGGAGGATCTTTTTTGGTACCTTCATTGGCTTTCTCTTTCCATCCTGCGAGTGTGGTATCGTTCCGATTATCAATCGTTTTCTGGAAAAGAAAGTGCCCAGCTACACGGCCGTTCCCTTTCTGGTGACCGCTCCTATCATCAATCCCATCGTTCTTTTCGCTACTTATTCTGCTTTTGGCAATTCATTAAAATTTGCCTTCTTGCGAGCGCTAGGAGCTATTGTGATTGCTTTGGTGCTTGGGATTTTCCTAGGATTTTTCTGGAAGGAATCCATTCAAAAAGAGAATCCTATCGCTTGCCATGAACATGACTTTTCACACTTGAGTCCCTCTAGAAAAGTGTTTCAGGTCTTTATACAAGCTATTGATGAGTTTTTCGATATGGGGCGTTACCTTGTCTTTGGCTGTCTCTTTGCAGCCATCGTGCAGGTCTATGTCCCGACACGGATTCTGACCTCTATCAGCGCAAGTCCAGTCCTTGCGATTCTCTTGCTCATGTTTCTAGCCTTTCTCCTCTCTCTTTGTAGCGAGGCGGACGCCTTTATCGGTGCTTCTCTCCTCTCGAGCTTCGGCCTAGCCCCAGTCCTTGCTTTTCTGGTCATTGGCCCCATGCTTGATATCAAAAATCTCCTCATGATGAAACACTATCTAAAAGCACGCTTCATCTGGCAATTCATGGGCATCGTGACAGTGCTTGTCTTGCTTTATTCTTACATGTTGGGGGTGATGCTATGA
- a CDS encoding TIGR03943 family putative permease subunit has product MIRFIILLGYFALTLYLQLSGKLSHYINLHYSYLVYISMVLSLLLALVQFYIWIKKINSHSHLESRRSRRISILLLSLPLLIGVAFPTVSLDSRTVSAKGYHFPLAEGIDTAIQASEGTSSQYLKPDTSTYFSKSAYEKEMRTTADKYLSQPTIQITDDNYMEVMEVLYDYPQEFEGKKIEFTGFVYNDPSHPDSQFLFRFGIIHCIADSGVYGLLTKGNSRQYPDNTWITARGTLTLHYHKELKQKLPTLEVESFTKVDKPENPYVYRVF; this is encoded by the coding sequence ATGATCCGATTTATCATTCTACTAGGTTATTTTGCTCTGACCCTTTATCTGCAGCTATCTGGCAAGCTTAGCCACTACATCAATCTCCACTATTCCTATCTAGTCTATATCTCCATGGTCCTTTCTCTTCTGTTGGCTCTGGTCCAATTCTACATCTGGATCAAGAAAATCAACTCCCACAGCCATTTGGAAAGTCGTCGATCTAGACGAATCAGTATCCTTTTACTGTCACTACCTCTGTTGATTGGGGTTGCCTTTCCGACAGTAAGTTTGGACTCGAGAACTGTATCTGCCAAAGGTTATCATTTCCCACTTGCTGAGGGAATCGATACTGCTATTCAGGCAAGCGAAGGAACATCCAGTCAATACCTCAAACCCGATACCAGTACCTATTTTTCCAAATCTGCTTATGAAAAGGAAATGAGGACTACAGCTGACAAATACCTCTCCCAGCCAACCATTCAAATTACAGACGATAACTATATGGAGGTCATGGAAGTTCTCTATGACTATCCACAAGAGTTTGAAGGAAAGAAAATAGAGTTTACAGGCTTTGTCTATAACGATCCTAGCCATCCAGATAGCCAGTTCCTCTTTCGCTTTGGAATCATCCACTGTATAGCCGACTCTGGAGTATATGGACTCTTGACCAAGGGAAACTCACGCCAGTATCCTGACAATACCTGGATTACCGCTAGAGGAACCCTGACCCTCCACTACCATAAAGAACTCAAACAAAAACTCCCAACACTAGAGGTTGAGAGTTTCACAAAAGTAGACAAACCAGAAAATCCTTATGTCTATCGTGTGTTTTAA
- a CDS encoding bifunctional riboflavin kinase/FAD synthetase, whose protein sequence is MITTVPIKNEKDIAVPGKTVLVLGYFDGIHKGHQKLFEVASKASMKDYLPVVVMTFTESPKLALQPYQPELMLHIVNHEEREHKMKWHGVEALFLLDFSSKFANLTGQEFFDTYVRALKPAIIVAGFDYTFGSDKKTADDLKDYFDGEIIIVPPVEDEKGKISSTRIRQAILDGDVKEVNHLLGTPLPSRGMVVHGNARGRTIGYPTANLVLRDRTYMPADGVYVVDIEVQRQRYRGMASVGKNVTFDGEEPRFEVNIFDFSDDIYGETVMVYWLDRVRDMVKFDSVEELVDQLQKDEGIARNWKDGE, encoded by the coding sequence ATGATTACAACAGTACCTATTAAGAACGAAAAAGATATTGCAGTACCAGGGAAAACAGTCCTTGTACTAGGTTATTTTGATGGCATCCACAAGGGACATCAGAAACTTTTTGAAGTGGCCAGTAAGGCTTCTATGAAGGATTATCTGCCAGTTGTCGTGATGACCTTTACAGAATCGCCAAAACTTGCCTTACAACCTTACCAACCTGAACTCATGCTCCATATCGTCAATCACGAAGAACGGGAGCACAAGATGAAATGGCATGGAGTAGAGGCTCTATTCTTACTCGACTTTAGTAGCAAATTTGCCAATCTAACAGGGCAGGAATTCTTTGATACCTATGTTCGAGCTTTAAAACCAGCGATTATCGTAGCGGGATTTGATTACACGTTTGGTTCAGATAAGAAAACCGCGGATGACCTGAAGGATTATTTTGATGGAGAGATCATCATTGTTCCTCCGGTCGAAGACGAAAAGGGCAAGATTAGTTCTACACGGATTCGTCAGGCAATTCTTGATGGAGATGTAAAGGAAGTCAATCATCTGCTCGGCACACCGCTCCCATCTCGTGGGATGGTCGTTCATGGAAATGCTCGTGGGCGTACTATTGGTTATCCAACAGCCAATCTGGTCCTAAGAGACCGAACTTACATGCCAGCAGACGGTGTTTACGTAGTCGATATCGAAGTGCAACGTCAGAGATATCGTGGAATGGCAAGTGTTGGGAAAAATGTTACCTTTGATGGTGAAGAACCACGCTTTGAAGTCAATATTTTCGACTTTTCAGACGATATTTACGGTGAGACAGTCATGGTCTACTGGCTGGACCGTGTTCGCGATATGGTCAAATTTGACTCCGTAGAGGAACTGGTAGACCAACTCCAGAAAGACGAAGGGATTGCTCGAAACTGGAAGGATGGAGAGTAA